One Fusobacterium ulcerans DNA segment encodes these proteins:
- the nhaC gene encoding Na+/H+ antiporter NhaC: protein MDKKIEKRPSFLAAMFVFLFLIFAMAAQIFIIKNNDIAHITLLGVTVVTVVVAFISGFTWEDIQGGIMHGANLAMIPALILILVGVVVASWIPAGTIPSIIYYGLKILNPKIFLFTVCLICCIASLSTGSSWTTGATVGVAFMGIGMGLNIPPAMTAGAVISGAIFGDKMSPMSDSTNLAAAVAEADLFDHIKSMMYSTGPAIIISLIIYFFLGMKFSGDIDSSQIDLITTGLKENYFISPIAFLPMVIVIILAVKKVNGLAVMAIAGLLGGFFAITFGGYGIGEIMNAMDFGFVSKTGIAEVDRLLSRGGMQSMMWTTSLGLIALSLGGLFEKTYILDVLLGRLKGVTKSVGGLITTHTLMAIAINFFSASQHMAIIFSGRMLAPSYKEKGIQPSVCSRVCEDSATVTSPLVPWGLCGLFFTGALGVSTFEYAPYTFLAFLAPLITIAYGWTNKFIFKTEK, encoded by the coding sequence ATGGATAAAAAAATTGAAAAAAGACCAAGTTTTTTGGCAGCTATGTTTGTATTTTTGTTTTTAATCTTTGCAATGGCAGCACAGATATTTATAATCAAAAACAATGATATAGCACATATCACACTTCTTGGGGTAACAGTGGTGACAGTAGTGGTTGCATTCATTTCAGGATTTACTTGGGAGGATATTCAGGGTGGAATAATGCATGGAGCTAATTTAGCTATGATACCAGCACTTATTTTGATACTGGTAGGAGTGGTAGTAGCATCATGGATACCAGCAGGAACAATTCCATCAATTATTTATTATGGATTAAAAATTTTAAACCCAAAAATATTTTTATTTACAGTTTGCCTTATTTGCTGTATTGCTTCACTTTCCACTGGAAGTTCATGGACTACAGGAGCAACAGTAGGGGTAGCATTTATGGGAATTGGTATGGGATTAAATATTCCACCAGCTATGACAGCAGGAGCAGTTATTTCTGGAGCAATATTTGGAGATAAGATGTCGCCAATGTCTGACTCTACAAATTTAGCAGCAGCAGTGGCAGAAGCTGATTTATTTGATCATATAAAAAGTATGATGTATAGCACAGGGCCGGCTATAATTATCTCTCTTATTATATATTTCTTCCTAGGAATGAAATTCAGTGGAGATATAGATTCATCACAAATAGATTTAATAACAACAGGATTGAAAGAAAACTACTTTATAAGTCCAATAGCATTTCTGCCAATGGTAATTGTAATCATACTGGCAGTAAAAAAAGTAAATGGATTGGCTGTAATGGCAATAGCTGGTTTACTGGGAGGCTTTTTTGCTATCACATTCGGTGGTTATGGAATAGGAGAGATAATGAATGCTATGGATTTCGGATTTGTCTCTAAAACTGGAATTGCAGAAGTAGACAGACTTCTTTCAAGAGGTGGAATGCAGAGCATGATGTGGACTACATCACTTGGTTTGATAGCTTTGAGTTTAGGGGGATTATTTGAAAAAACATATATATTAGATGTACTTCTTGGAAGATTGAAAGGAGTTACAAAAAGTGTGGGAGGACTTATTACTACTCATACTCTTATGGCAATAGCTATTAATTTCTTTTCAGCAAGTCAGCATATGGCAATTATATTTTCTGGAAGAATGCTTGCTCCAAGCTATAAAGAAAAAGGGATTCAACCATCAGTATGTTCAAGAGTATGTGAAGATAGTGCTACTGTAACATCGCCTTTAGTTCCATGGGGATTGTGCGGCTTATTTTTTACTGGAGCTCTAGGTGTAAGTACATTTGAATATGCTCCTTATACATTCCTTGCTTTTCTGGCTCCACTCATCACAATAGCGTATGGCTGGACAAATAAATTTATTTTTAAAACAGAAAAATAA
- a CDS encoding peptidoglycan-binding domain-containing protein, with translation MENMYDEKENIIKKLTVEKEALVQRHKKEIDEKNKIISLHENNIRTLKLDVNEKNNSIGRLKDEIEEKNRELSKRRFQLIICFVLIAFFILLSVFFKLSESKREVIEEINPTENIVAALPAKNENKEDKKEIQEDKEIIEIEISAPEEIVSIVPSVPKEVISIIPSLPTPEKEEVKPAETVKTEDIKITKPVPPKPKKLVYSEDEVYTKLIWKGYRGENAIYEFQRDNGMPQTGRIDEKLLNKLGIKPRFK, from the coding sequence ATGGAAAATATGTATGATGAAAAAGAAAATATAATAAAAAAATTAACTGTTGAAAAAGAAGCTCTTGTTCAAAGGCATAAAAAAGAAATAGATGAGAAGAATAAAATTATTTCACTTCATGAAAATAATATCAGAACTTTAAAACTTGATGTTAATGAAAAAAATAATTCTATAGGAAGACTTAAAGATGAAATTGAAGAAAAAAACAGAGAACTCAGCAAAAGAAGATTCCAGCTTATAATCTGTTTTGTTCTCATTGCTTTTTTTATTCTTCTTTCTGTATTTTTTAAATTATCAGAATCTAAGAGAGAAGTAATTGAAGAAATAAATCCAACAGAAAATATTGTGGCTGCTCTTCCAGCTAAGAATGAGAATAAAGAAGATAAAAAAGAGATTCAGGAAGATAAAGAAATAATAGAAATTGAAATCTCTGCTCCTGAAGAAATTGTTTCTATTGTTCCATCTGTTCCTAAAGAAGTTATCTCTATTATCCCGTCTCTTCCTACTCCTGAAAAGGAAGAGGTCAAACCAGCAGAAACAGTAAAAACTGAAGATATTAAAATAACTAAACCTGTTCCTCCTAAACCAAAGAAACTTGTATATTCAGAAGATGAAGTATATACAAAACTCATCTGGAAAGGATATAGAGGAGAAAATGCGATTTATGAATTTCAAAGAGATAATGGCATGCCTCAAACTGGAAGAATTGATGAAAAACTTTTAAATAAGCTTGGAATAAAACCAAGATTCAAATAA
- a CDS encoding amidohydrolase, protein MEKKDISLLLYNGTIYSMENEVYNWVVVKDGKIYKTGCNNEYKSLLKLSKKSIDLKGRIVLPGFYDCHVHLVQTGINILFGVDLSEASTIDEVLELIKNKADTLKEGELVQGVRFNISNIKENRYPTRKELDNIAPNNPVWINSIEYHTSVINSMALLQLNLPYDIEGMPRDERNLPLGILSGKAGAFVKNRISQKIDDKMREKAVEKALYTASCNGVTTIHAMEGGYSFNNRDAEFILKNKDKFEQDILLFFQTIDITKAYTNDLKRLGGDIFIDGSFASKTAAISKPYKREKNNFGKLYYNQHELNAFAEEAVKNDIQIAFHAIGDRAIEQALNAIEFAQKKKNRRSFRNRIEHFELATDAQIKKAKKLNIILSMQPIFETIFGQKDGLYEKRLIKSYSDNSNRFKKIIDEGILIIGGSDSDVCAINPILGIYSAVNHPKEKSSVSVLEAVNMFTVNAAYASFEENEKGSIKNGKRADMVIIDKNIFQMDKKNIKDAKVEMTIKDGNIIYENF, encoded by the coding sequence ATGGAGAAAAAGGATATCTCTCTGCTTTTGTACAATGGGACTATTTACTCTATGGAGAATGAAGTATACAACTGGGTAGTTGTAAAAGATGGAAAAATATATAAAACTGGCTGTAATAATGAGTATAAATCTCTATTAAAACTCTCTAAAAAATCTATTGATTTAAAAGGAAGAATTGTTCTTCCAGGGTTTTATGACTGCCATGTTCATTTGGTACAGACAGGGATAAATATACTTTTTGGAGTGGATTTAAGTGAGGCTTCCACTATAGATGAGGTATTGGAACTGATAAAAAATAAGGCAGACACTCTTAAAGAGGGGGAACTGGTACAAGGAGTAAGATTTAATATCAGTAATATAAAAGAAAATAGATATCCTACTAGGAAGGAACTTGATAATATTGCTCCAAATAACCCTGTATGGATAAACAGTATTGAATATCACACTAGTGTTATAAATTCAATGGCTCTGCTACAGCTTAACCTTCCTTATGATATAGAGGGAATGCCAAGAGATGAGAGAAATCTTCCATTAGGGATATTAAGTGGAAAAGCAGGAGCTTTTGTAAAGAATAGAATATCTCAGAAGATAGATGATAAAATGAGAGAAAAAGCTGTAGAAAAAGCTCTCTATACTGCCAGCTGTAATGGAGTAACTACTATTCATGCCATGGAGGGAGGATATAGTTTTAATAATAGAGATGCTGAATTTATTTTGAAAAATAAAGATAAATTTGAACAGGATATTCTCCTTTTTTTTCAAACTATAGATATAACAAAAGCCTATACTAATGACTTAAAAAGATTGGGAGGAGATATTTTTATAGATGGTTCCTTTGCATCTAAAACTGCTGCTATTTCCAAACCATATAAAAGAGAAAAAAATAATTTTGGAAAATTATACTATAATCAGCACGAATTAAATGCTTTTGCTGAAGAAGCAGTAAAAAATGATATACAGATAGCTTTTCATGCTATAGGAGACAGAGCTATAGAACAGGCACTAAATGCTATTGAATTTGCACAGAAGAAAAAAAACAGAAGATCTTTTAGAAACAGGATAGAGCATTTTGAACTAGCTACTGATGCACAGATAAAAAAAGCAAAAAAACTGAATATAATACTATCTATGCAGCCTATCTTTGAAACTATATTTGGGCAGAAAGATGGACTTTATGAAAAGAGGCTTATAAAGAGTTATTCTGATAATTCAAACAGATTTAAAAAGATAATAGATGAAGGAATTCTCATAATAGGTGGATCAGATAGTGATGTATGTGCAATAAATCCTATACTTGGAATATATAGTGCTGTTAATCATCCAAAAGAGAAAAGCAGTGTCTCTGTATTAGAAGCTGTAAATATGTTTACTGTCAATGCTGCATATGCTTCTTTTGAAGAAAATGAAAAAGGAAGTATTAAAAACGGTAAGAGAGCTGATATGGTAATAATAGACAAAAATATTTTTCAAATGGATAAAAAAAATATAAAAGATGCAAAAGTAGAGATGACTATAAAAGATGGAAATATAATATATGAGAATTTTTGA
- a CDS encoding AraC family ligand binding domain-containing protein — protein MGNKGKVKFFHYLNTGIELVISENSMHSYPLHNHVSVFIIGMVLNGEIKLKIAEKSYNYKLRQFFVIPPYISHGIEADKSYSLLSICINKNLLR, from the coding sequence ATGGGAAATAAAGGAAAGGTAAAATTTTTTCATTATTTAAATACAGGAATAGAATTAGTTATAAGTGAAAATTCTATGCATTCCTACCCTTTGCATAATCATGTATCAGTTTTTATTATTGGAATGGTATTAAATGGAGAGATAAAACTTAAAATAGCAGAGAAGTCCTATAATTATAAGTTAAGACAATTTTTTGTAATACCACCATATATTTCTCATGGAATAGAAGCTGATAAATCATATTCTCTTTTGAGTATATGTATAAATAAAAATTTATTAAGATAG
- a CDS encoding transcriptional regulator → MILNKLKLKLLGNVQIFFNDTNITSLLSGKSLALLSYLSFYRETKHKRNKIVDFLWGNSQDSSAKYNLRYNLWSINKIIKDQSLEKLIDSVGKELYINPKIDIELDTDNLLKIEKKLNSGEYKIEDIISEKEKYRELFLEGVYIKECFEFNDWVYNKREEFQKIYTTMIKILLEHYQLNDMYNDSIKILKELINLNPYNEENYI, encoded by the coding sequence ATGATATTGAATAAACTGAAATTAAAACTATTAGGGAATGTTCAGATATTTTTTAATGATACAAATATAACCTCTCTTTTAAGTGGAAAATCACTGGCTCTTTTGTCATACTTATCTTTTTATAGAGAAACAAAGCATAAAAGAAATAAAATAGTAGATTTTTTATGGGGAAATAGTCAGGACAGCTCTGCTAAATATAATTTACGATATAACTTGTGGTCTATCAATAAAATTATAAAAGATCAGTCATTGGAGAAATTAATTGATTCTGTTGGAAAAGAACTCTATATAAATCCTAAAATAGATATTGAACTAGACACTGATAATTTACTGAAGATTGAGAAAAAACTAAACTCTGGTGAATATAAAATAGAAGATATAATTTCAGAAAAAGAAAAATATAGAGAACTTTTTCTTGAAGGTGTATATATAAAAGAGTGTTTTGAGTTTAATGACTGGGTATACAATAAAAGAGAGGAATTTCAAAAAATTTATACTACCATGATAAAAATTTTGTTAGAGCATTATCAATTAAATGATATGTATAATGATTCAATAAAAATACTAAAAGAATTGATAAATTTGAATCCCTATAATGAAGAGAATTACATTTAG
- a CDS encoding M20 family metallopeptidase, producing the protein MVNRKESLDLLKKLISIKSNYFHEKEIMEYCYDWFRNNDMNISYHHYIDDKVTNFNGINTIGEIKGTEEGPVLLINGHLDTVEECTGWSKNPYVPEEKDGKLYGLGALDMKSGCVAAMMALREFKRNVKNFKGKIIYSFVSDEEGPYGLGTNFLLNDGLMAESDIALVTEPSSGFLHMKTPVICLGARGGYGYSIKIYGKSSHAATPENGINAVDEAGKLLVELSKTVPVYDEKLGYSSHCVIEVKGGGAACSVPDNAEIKVFRHIVRGESKATIIKEIDEAAKKCELKGEYEIVFREAPLENADGFMPYVVDENLLEIDLLKDSIKKVTSKEAEIKYFSSIGDFNSIASKLNIPVIIYGASGDNFHGSDEAVDIESFYETIEVIYDFLVKYLAV; encoded by the coding sequence ATGGTGAACAGAAAAGAAAGTCTTGATTTATTAAAAAAGTTAATAAGTATAAAAAGTAATTATTTTCATGAAAAAGAGATAATGGAATATTGTTATGACTGGTTTAGAAATAATGATATGAATATTTCATATCATCATTATATAGATGATAAGGTAACAAATTTTAATGGAATAAATACAATAGGAGAGATAAAAGGAACGGAAGAGGGGCCAGTTCTCCTTATAAATGGACATCTTGATACAGTGGAAGAATGTACTGGATGGAGTAAGAATCCGTATGTTCCTGAAGAAAAAGATGGAAAACTCTATGGATTAGGTGCTCTTGATATGAAATCAGGGTGTGTAGCTGCTATGATGGCACTTAGAGAATTTAAAAGAAATGTAAAGAATTTTAAAGGAAAAATAATATATTCTTTTGTTTCAGATGAAGAAGGGCCATATGGACTGGGAACAAACTTTCTTCTGAATGATGGATTAATGGCTGAAAGTGATATAGCATTGGTAACAGAGCCAAGCAGTGGTTTTCTTCATATGAAAACACCCGTTATCTGTCTGGGAGCAAGGGGAGGATATGGATACAGTATCAAAATATATGGAAAATCAAGTCATGCAGCCACTCCGGAAAATGGAATAAATGCTGTAGATGAAGCTGGAAAACTTTTAGTTGAACTTAGCAAAACAGTTCCTGTATATGATGAAAAACTAGGATATTCAAGTCATTGTGTGATTGAAGTAAAAGGGGGAGGAGCTGCCTGCTCGGTTCCTGATAATGCTGAAATAAAAGTATTCAGACATATAGTACGTGGGGAGAGCAAGGCTACTATAATAAAAGAGATAGATGAAGCAGCAAAAAAATGTGAATTAAAAGGAGAATATGAGATAGTATTCCGTGAAGCTCCATTAGAAAATGCAGATGGATTTATGCCATATGTAGTAGATGAAAACTTATTAGAAATAGATCTGTTGAAAGATTCTATAAAGAAAGTAACTTCTAAGGAAGCTGAAATAAAATATTTTTCAAGTATTGGGGACTTCAACTCAATAGCTTCAAAATTGAATATACCAGTTATAATATATGGAGCTTCAGGAGATAATTTTCATGGAAGTGATGAAGCAGTGGATATAGAAAGTTTTTATGAAACAATAGAAGTTATCTATGATTTTCTTGTTAAATATTTAGCTGTATAA
- a CDS encoding M15 family metallopeptidase, which yields MNKVSKRTLTNLKGVHYKLQLVVGYALAISEGDFFVNEGLRTVEKQQEYYRKGTTKLDGINKKSNHQLGRAVDIYYTGWTNKDKEDDSRWLPIIEAFRKAGEMLGIKLELGYDWGWDRPHIELKREE from the coding sequence ATGAATAAAGTAAGTAAAAGAACATTAACTAATCTTAAAGGAGTACATTATAAGCTACAATTGGTTGTAGGATATGCTCTGGCTATAAGTGAGGGAGATTTTTTTGTAAATGAAGGATTAAGAACTGTTGAGAAGCAACAAGAGTATTACAGAAAAGGGACTACTAAATTAGATGGAATAAACAAGAAGTCTAATCATCAGCTTGGTAGAGCAGTAGATATTTACTATACAGGATGGACAAATAAGGACAAAGAAGATGATTCAAGATGGCTTCCTATAATAGAGGCTTTTAGAAAAGCAGGAGAAATGTTAGGAATCAAACTAGAACTTGGTTATGATTGGGGCTGGGATAGACCACATATAGAGTTAAAAAGGGAGGAATAA
- a CDS encoding HU family DNA-binding protein, with protein MNRREMAKLYSEMSPDRLSIIKAEDEIEEFLETLKEAIALDREVKFPRRGIFEILTRKPRVVANPVTKEQMTIYPKKIIKFRASKKIK; from the coding sequence ATGAATAGAAGAGAAATGGCAAAGCTATACAGTGAAATGAGCCCAGATAGACTATCAATAATCAAAGCAGAAGATGAGATAGAAGAATTTCTTGAGACATTGAAAGAAGCAATAGCCTTAGATAGAGAGGTAAAATTTCCAAGAAGAGGAATATTTGAAATACTCACAAGAAAGCCAAGAGTAGTAGCTAATCCAGTAACAAAAGAGCAGATGACAATTTATCCTAAGAAAATAATAAAATTCAGAGCATCTAAAAAAATAAAATAG
- a CDS encoding phage holin family protein yields the protein MNLKVDFKELITIVMEFLKIFVEVLKVLFDKSVVVLGMLFSAIFFITGGKDKLIYCLLAVMAIDYVSGIFKSIMKGNLNSKIGFKGFLKKIFMLLIVALADQIDQLLEIKGLKYNCRYVVICFYTANEGLSILENAVNAGLKVPRQLKNILEQCKEKEIKKE from the coding sequence ATGAATTTAAAGGTGGATTTTAAAGAGTTAATAACCATAGTTATGGAGTTTTTAAAAATATTTGTAGAGGTTTTAAAAGTTTTATTTGATAAGAGTGTAGTGGTATTAGGAATGCTATTTTCAGCAATATTTTTTATAACTGGTGGAAAAGATAAGCTTATATATTGCTTGCTTGCAGTAATGGCAATAGATTATGTTTCAGGGATTTTTAAGTCTATAATGAAAGGTAATTTAAATAGTAAGATTGGTTTCAAAGGTTTTTTGAAAAAGATTTTTATGTTGCTTATAGTAGCACTTGCAGATCAAATAGACCAGTTACTAGAAATTAAAGGCTTAAAATATAACTGCCGATATGTTGTAATATGTTTTTATACAGCGAACGAAGGCTTAAGTATATTAGAGAATGCAGTTAATGCAGGATTAAAAGTTCCTAGACAATTAAAAAATATATTAGAACAATGTAAAGAAAAGGAAATAAAAAAAGAGTAA